A genomic window from Lotus japonicus ecotype B-129 chromosome 1, LjGifu_v1.2 includes:
- the LOC130711808 gene encoding uncharacterized protein LOC130711808 isoform X2, whose amino-acid sequence MDRYQRVEKPKADSPINENEIRITSQGRMRNYITYATTLLQEKGSDEIVLKAMGRAINKTVMITELIKRRIVGLHQNTLIGSTDITDTWEPLEEGLLPLETTRHVSMITINLSKKELDTSSTGYQPPLPADQVKPLNEYEEDGGSPRMRGRGRGRGRGRGRGFYNNGGMEYGGGDGWDGGRGYGGRGRGFGRGRGRGFRGRGRGGYGAQPVGYYDYGEYDAPPAPRGRGRGRGGRGRGRGRNASWGVAA is encoded by the exons ATGGATAGGTATCAGAGGGTGGAGAAGCCCAAGGCAGATAGTCCTATCAACGAGAACGAGATACGCATTACCAGTCAAGGAAGGATGAGGAATTACATCACCTACGCCACCACTCTCCTTCAG GAGAAGGGATCTGATGAAATTGTTCTCAAAGCAATGGGACGTGCAATAAATAAGACTGTAATGATTACTGAGCTGATCAAG AGAAGGATTGTTGGTCTGCACCAGAACACTCTGATTGGATCAACTGATATAACTGACACATGGGAACCACTAGAAGAAGGCCTTCTTCC TTTGGAGACTACTCGCCATGTTTCTATGATCACAATTAACTTGTCAAAGAAAGAACTGGATACATCCTCCACAGG ATACCAACCTCCTCTTCCTGCTGATCAAGTAAAACCTTTAAATGAATATGAAGAGGATGGAG GCTCCCCAAGGATGCGAGGAAGAGGGCGTGGTCGTGGAAGGGGTCGGGGTAGAG GATTTTACAATAATGGGGGTATGGaatatggtggtggtgatggttggGACGGTGGACGTGGCTATGGTGGCAGAGGCCGTGGCTTTGGTCGTGGCAGAGGTCGTGGTTTCCGGGGACGAGGACGGGGAGGCTATGGTGCCCAGCCAGTTGGGTACTATGACTATGGTGAATATGATGCACCACCTGCCCCACGTG GACGAGGACGTGGAAGGGGAGGAAGAGGCCGTGGTCGTGGTCGTAATGCAAGCTGGGGAGTTGCTGCTTGA
- the LOC130711808 gene encoding uncharacterized protein LOC130711808 isoform X1, which translates to MDRYQRVEKPKADSPINENEIRITSQGRMRNYITYATTLLQEKGSDEIVLKAMGRAINKTVMITELIKRRIVGLHQNTLIGSTDITDTWEPLEEGLLPLETTRHVSMITINLSKKELDTSSTGYQPPLPADQVKPLNEYEEDGEGSPRMRGRGRGRGRGRGRGFYNNGGMEYGGGDGWDGGRGYGGRGRGFGRGRGRGFRGRGRGGYGAQPVGYYDYGEYDAPPAPRGRGRGRGGRGRGRGRNASWGVAA; encoded by the exons ATGGATAGGTATCAGAGGGTGGAGAAGCCCAAGGCAGATAGTCCTATCAACGAGAACGAGATACGCATTACCAGTCAAGGAAGGATGAGGAATTACATCACCTACGCCACCACTCTCCTTCAG GAGAAGGGATCTGATGAAATTGTTCTCAAAGCAATGGGACGTGCAATAAATAAGACTGTAATGATTACTGAGCTGATCAAG AGAAGGATTGTTGGTCTGCACCAGAACACTCTGATTGGATCAACTGATATAACTGACACATGGGAACCACTAGAAGAAGGCCTTCTTCC TTTGGAGACTACTCGCCATGTTTCTATGATCACAATTAACTTGTCAAAGAAAGAACTGGATACATCCTCCACAGG ATACCAACCTCCTCTTCCTGCTGATCAAGTAAAACCTTTAAATGAATATGAAGAGGATGGAG AAGGCTCCCCAAGGATGCGAGGAAGAGGGCGTGGTCGTGGAAGGGGTCGGGGTAGAG GATTTTACAATAATGGGGGTATGGaatatggtggtggtgatggttggGACGGTGGACGTGGCTATGGTGGCAGAGGCCGTGGCTTTGGTCGTGGCAGAGGTCGTGGTTTCCGGGGACGAGGACGGGGAGGCTATGGTGCCCAGCCAGTTGGGTACTATGACTATGGTGAATATGATGCACCACCTGCCCCACGTG GACGAGGACGTGGAAGGGGAGGAAGAGGCCGTGGTCGTGGTCGTAATGCAAGCTGGGGAGTTGCTGCTTGA